The sequence CACTTGAATCCCCAGATGAAGGTATCACAACCACTGATGTAGAAGGAGACTCGCAGCATGAAGAGAAACTAATGTATCAAGCAGATGAGACAACTGAAATGGTTGACGAAGGTGCAGCAATGGAGGAACCTGCTGAGATGGCAGAATTTGAGGAAGATATAAATACAGAAGAAGAAACTACTCCAGATGTTGATAACGTGAGAGTGCCAAGCAGAAACAAATTTGAATCAATGCCAACCTTAGACATTCAAGACTTAGAGAtggatgaagataaggaaaatgaCCTGGATGAAAAGGGAATATTTGATAGAAAACAAAAAGAACAAATTATTGTACAATGTGAAGATGATTATATTGGCAAAAATGCAGAAGATGAcaaagaaacagaaaaaaatatagatgtagtggaaaAAGGAGATGTAGAAGAAATGGAAGAATATTCTGAAGACCCTAGAGAGGATCTGAAGCGAAAGGATGCTGAATACACAGAGAACTTGAGTGAACAGGAAGAAAACATGTCCATTGGTTTTACAATGTCATTGCAAAAAGAGACTGATGCAGAAGTAAACATATATGACAAAAATGTATCAAAGGAGCCATCATACTTAACTGGTGTCCCTGGATCATCTGGAACTGCTACAGAACACATATCTTACATCCAAGATGAAACAATACCAGGTTATTCCGAAACAGAACAAACAATTTCTGATGAGGAAATACATGATGAACAGGAAGAACGAATTCCTCATTTACAGTATGATGTAGGCAGTTATGATATTTCTGTCCCAGACCATCCTGGGTCATTTGAGGCaatacatggcatcaaagcagttTCATCTTCTGAGGTGCCTACAAAAGGTTATGTTATGCAAGAATCAGAAATAGTGGGTTATTCTACTAATATTGTTGCTGCTCCACTTGCAGAGGAGGAACACGTTTCTTCAGCAACATCTATAACTGAGTGTGACAAACTGTCTTcttttgctacatctgttgcAGAAGACCAGTCTATGGCTTCTATTACTGCACCAAAAACTGAAGAGACTGGAAAAAGTTCTTTACTACTTGATACAGCAAACAGTATTCCATCTTCTCACACTGAGGCGACTCAAGGAATAGAATATTTGCCATCTGCAGGCACTATATCACCCACATCCTCTCTAGAAGAGGATAAATGTTTTAAATCCCCTCGAGCAGAAGATTTTCAGTCTTTGATGGTGGCAGGAAAAGACCATCTGCGTGGCCCCGCACAGGATGAAGAACTTGATGATGAGACAACAAATTTTGAGACACATGGTAAAAAACACTATAGTCCACttttattttctgaacatgaagcTAGTGAAGTGCAATATGCTAGTAGTATAGATATGAAGATATCTTCTGTTATTTCTGGAGGTGAAGTGGACAAAGTTGATTCAAGCTTTGGAGAAGCTGAGGAAAGATGCTTAAGTCCTGATGACAGCACTGTAAAAATGGCATCTCCAACTCAGTCGGGTCCTACAAGCACAGGACATACCCCTTCTCACCAATCCCCTATAGATGACAGGTCTGAAACTACACAAGCTGAACTCTTTGAAGCAGCAGATAtacttaaaaatgagaaaaaggaTGAAAAACAAGTATTATATGAGTCATCTGCAGAAAGTAGAGAACACTTGGATAAGCCAATCACACAAAAAGAAGTGCCTTTTGGAGGTTCTGTGCAGGATTCAGATGTGAAAAATTTGCTAAATGCAGGGGCACCATATACTTGTGATCTAGACAATGAATATTTTGTTAAAGgctcatcagtgccagtgaccaaAGAAATGATGGAAATCAAGGGAGAAATAATTCCTCAGAAAAATATTGACAATGATAATAGATGTATGGACaatgaaaaaaatgatttaactAAGGATGGAGTGTTTTCAACAAGTTCAGAGCCATATATGCAACTTGAAGATTTAGTTTCATCTGAGGAAGTCTCACATGATTATTTATTGTCCACCCATAAAGAAACAGATTCTAATCTACTGCAGTCAATATCACCCCAACAAATGTCAGCAGCATATAGTGATTATTCTGAAGTCATGGAGCAAAGTCATGAAAAAGATGATACATCAACTGAGAGCTCTAAACAAGACATTTTCCTAGAAGATGCAAAATCCCTTTCTTTTACAGAACAAGGAAAAGAAGATGATACATCCTTACAGATGTCTTTAATAGAACAAAGTCCAATTGTAAATGAAACATATCAAGGAAGCCCCACAAGAGAAACATATTTAGATGATGAAAGTCCTTTTCAGTTGAAAGATCAGACTCAAAAGGAAGACATGAAATGTTCATCAGATGAAATATCAGCAGAATGTGTGAATCCTTTGCTGTCTGTGACGAAAAGCTTTGGTGAGGAACAAAAACATCTGGAGGCAGTTGATACACCATTTCAAGATAGTGCTCAATTCTTCATGACACCTGAATCTAAAGAGGATAAACAAACATTTTCAGAAGTCCATTCAGAAGAGTCATCAGTGGCAAAGACACATTCATATCATTCTGACAGTCAGGTCcagcaaaaagaagaaaaatctcTTCTAATTTCTTCTTCAACCCCTGATGACTCAGAGTCATTTTCTTTTGCAGACCATAGCCCTCTCAAAGGTGATTCAATTGAAATAAGTATTACAGAAAACCAAGAATCTTGTCCTTTTCAGGAGCCATACAAGGATTTCCACCATTCCGAATCTTCTCTTGGCTCTGTAAAATCAGCAGAAAATGTATTAGAAAAGAAAGAAATCTCATACGAATCCAGAAAAGATACATATAATGATGATGACATTGATAATGAAAAGTCCTATGAAACTGAAAACATTTATATGAAACAGATGACCAGTGACAAGAGAGTGTGGTTTACAGAAGAACGGTTTGAAGAAGAACAAGAAAAAACTCAATACTTAAGAAAAGAAAACTATAAACTACGGTATACTGAAGAAGGCGAAAGCACATTTCTTGAGGATACCCTTGATTGGGAAGAGCAGTCTAAAGAACACTCTTCTTTCAGTTTAGATGCTGTAAACCAAGAAACAGCTAATAAAACAGATTCAGATATATTACATAAAGATTATGCACATTTCCAAGAGGAAAAGCATTCACAAGAGCCACTGGATTTTTCAGGTGAAAGCAAAGTTCAACTTGAAGAGTCAGTTTCACAAATAGAAGCTCCATATCATTCTCAGGATGCAAACATTTTAGACAGATTTCCCTATGTAACAACAGCTTCATCTAATACATTGGTAACACAGCATGATGGAGATAATGTACCTACAATCTTTAAGGATAGCAATACAGAATGTGTACAAGTGAAATTACAGTCTGTGGGAAAAGGTTTTGAAGAGCATGAATCAGAAGGAGAAGAAGATGGGTATCCATACTCACAGACTACCCGTGACCTCCCAGTTGCTTCCTATGAAAGTGATTTCATAAACAAAAAATGTGATCTTCAACTTGGAGAAGAAATGATTGATGTTTTTGACAAATATGAACATTCTGAAGTGGTGGAACCAGTAAAACAAAGTTACAGCTTTCACGAGGATAAACAGCATGATGTAAAAGAAAAGTCACCACAGCAGCTGTCTGCAGGTAGCTGTCCATTACAAGAACAAACCAAACATGAATACAAAGACTATGATTATTCTTCTAAAGAAAGTAAAGCGCAAGAATATGTTGAAACATCATACAAAGAGACCACATTTTCTAAAAACAATATGGACTTTGGTTTCGGAGAATATAGTGATGAACCTAAAGTAGATATTTTCTCCAAACGGGACAAAAAAGCTTCCCCAAGTTTGTTGGATACTGGCTTAAAGTCATCTTGTAGCCCATATGAATTATATTCCCAAGAGAAAGAATCATTTGGTGCCATGAAAAAAGGAACAGTGGAAGAAAGAGAGCCAACCCCTTATCCAAATGACAAGTCTTTTCAGTATGCTGAGATATATGAGAAGATAGTTGCTTCTGGAGTTGAACATATCATAGAGGAGGCAGAACCTAGCAGTGCCAGTTATCTACAGAAAGACAAGGCAGAGATACCAACTTTAGACACAGAAATATCCAAACATGAATTACTCAGTCACATATCTTCAAAAGAAGAGGAATCTCATTTATATACCTCAGCTGAGAAGGAACTCTCTTCACCAGCATCCCCTAAAGAAAAAGGAGTCAGTGCCACTTTTGAATATTCAGAAAGACATGAACATTTCTTAGCAAGTACAGATAGCAGTAAAAAGACAAATAGTTTGTctgctgaaaaaactgaaaaatcacACATGGAAGGGCCATATCAAAAAACACAAACAGAAAATGAGTGTATTGTCTTCTCACTTGGAACAGATCCCTCATCAGAGACATATACAGGAGAACATGAACACCATGAAAAATCTACCTACCTTCATGCACATCATGATGATGattatgatgatgaggatgatgatgaagaTAACATTAGTTCAGCTAGCCAGAATATTCCCCAAGCCGAATCACAACTTCCTGAGATTAAAGACTCATATTATGAGAAAACAGAAGTACTGGAAGAAAATGCAAGTGATTCTGAACTAGAGAAAGGAGCCAATGAAAAATCTGAAAAGGAAACTAAATACCCCGGAGATAGTGTACATCCAGCGTACACCTATGGTCAAGAAAATGAAAACAACCTGTCTAATTTTGGTATTCAATCAGAGGTAAAAGTTGTAGACCATGATCACTATAATGTCCAGACTGAAATGAAAACTCTAAGCCAAAGTGACACTCATGCTCTTGGCTCATTTGCAAGAGCAGAATATAGTTTCCATGAAGATAAATGTGAAAAAGAAGATACAGACTACACATATTCTCCTTTCGCATCAAAAAGTGAGTCTACAAAAGATCCAAATCAAACTTGTTTCCAAAGAGAATACCAACAGTCACAAATCAGTAGTGAAAGCTACATCGTAAGTCAGGTATCAGAAAGCTGTACCCTCAGTGGTAAGGATAAACCAACTTTCTCTGGTTTTGTAGAGCATGAGACTACAGTTTCAACATCAGCATATTCCCCTGGAGCATTTTCAGTCATAGAAAAGGAAATTGGAGAATCTTCTGACTCATACAAGATTCACCAACAATCATTAATATGTGCAGAGTCAAAAGATTTAGGTAAAGATGCATTCAATATATCACATTCTGCAAAGGGAGAGGATGAGTACTTAGAGGTCTCTGACAGAGCTTCTGAAGTAAGTTCATCTTTAACCAGATTTTCACCTCTAAGTCCCCAGAAAGATGCTTTATATTCTAATATCTCTGTTCAACAGTATACTGAAGTGGACTGCCAGAAACGTGATTCTCAAAGTTTGTCAGAAACATCATCTGAAGCTAGTACACCAGTTAAAAAGGACACTACTGAAGGTTTTTACTCACAAATGATTAGTGGCTATGCAGCAGAGGCAGATCCAGTTGTAAGGAATTTATGGGATGTATCACCTCTGGTTCCTGCTGATGCTATCAGGTCTTCAGATGAAAAAGATGTCACTGACAATCAGGAATCTTCATGTTCCTATGACATGGATGACTGCACATTACCATGCAGAGTTGAATGTAAAAAGACCTCTTGCACATCTGATACAGTAAAAGAAACCATCACTGTACATGAGGATATTACACAGGGAGAAAGTGCAGGAGCAGCATATTCACCATCTAAGGATCTTACATCATTTTTACCCCATCAACAGGAAGAATCAACAGCAAATGGCCCGACTGAGATTAACAATGTGCCAGAATTATTCCAACACTCACAATATGTTGACAAACAGATGTACTCTTCTGATATAAAAGATGAAAAGTTATCTCCAGATTCAGATACAGAATCTTCACCATACTTTGAGGAAGATACAGAAAAACCTGACAGACCTTCTACACTCATGTCTCCAGAACACACATTTCATCCTTATTTTTCTGATGCACGGAGAGCTAGAGGATCTGAAGATCATGGAGATGCTTCCCATGAAGTTGAAACATGTATGGGTACATCAACTGAGTATGAACACAAATTATCTTCATCAGAATATATGCATAGGAAGGGGGAACTTTCTCCATCTTTCATCAATCCTAGTCCTCTTGACCTTTCGGATGACAGTGATGTTTCACAAGATCAGGGTCACCCTTCAGTTAAGGGAAGGACCCATCATGTAAAGAAACGTTTAGTTGAGGGTGGTACAGCTGATGAAACACCTCCAACATCTGTCAGTGATTCAGGATCATCTCAGTCAGACTCAGATGTTCCACCTGAAACAGAAGAATGTCCATCTATAACAGCTGATGCTGCAATGGACTCTGATGAAGATGCAGACTTTCTACCTGTAGATAAAGCAATGGGAAACTCTCATCACAGTAATCCAAGACAAGGCCATGATCCACATCCAGCACCAATGATGGATCcctgccctcatcctcctcatccagatgtcTGCATGGTAGATCCTGAAATGCTGGTTAATGAGTTAAATCCTGTAAAAGGAGACAAGGTACTTAAAAAGGATCTAAAAGACAAAACTAAGGGTGTGAGGAAACCTTTAAGTAAACCAAAATCAACCTCTCCAGCTAGGAAACTAGAGCCTAAGGGAAAACGTTCTCCAACAATATCGAAACAGACATCACGGGAGACTACAGACAAATCTCTAAAAAATTCAGCGGTGAAGAAGGAAACAACAGAAAAGTCTCTGAAGACAAGAAGTACATTGCAAATGCATTCTTCAAGAGAAGAGAAAGAAGATATATCTAAAAGCAGTAATTTGGGCAAACTGGTAAACGGTGTCAGATCAACAggtaaatgcattttttttaattgtaaaaaaatttgtgtatatacagtacagaccaaaagtttggacacgccttctcattcaaagagttttctttattttcatgactatgaaggcatcaaaactatgaattaacacatgtgaaattatatacataacaaacaagtgtgaaacaacagaaaatatgtaatattctaggttcttcaaagtagccccttttgctttgattactgctttgcacactcttggcattctcttgatgagcttcaagaggtagtcccctgaaatggtcttccaacagtctcgaaggagttcccagagatgcttagcacttgttggcccttttgccttcactctgcggtccagctcaccccaaaccatctcgattgggttcaggtccggtgtctgtggaggccaggtcatctggtgcagcaccccatcactctccctcATGGtctaatagcccttactttcaaagttttcccaatttttcggctgactgactgaccttcatttcttaaagtaatgatggccactcgtttttctttacttagctgcttttttcttgccataatacaaattctaacagtctattcagtaggactatcagctgtgtatccacctgacttctcctcaacgtcactgatggtcccaaccccatttataaggcaagaaatcccacttattaaacctgacagggcacacctgtgaagtgaaaaacatttcaggggattacctcttgaagctcatcaagagaatgccaagagtgtgcaaagcagtaatcaaagcaaaaggcggctactttgaagaacctagaatatgacatattttcagttgtttcacacttgtttgctatgtatataattccacatgtgtcaattcatagttttgatgccttcagtgtgaatctacaattttcatagtcatgaaaataaagaaaattctttgaatgagaaggtgtgtccaaacttttggtctgtactgtacattgcaaACAGGAAAATTATACTCTCTTTTTATGAAAGCATCGTTGAAGATGCTTGTTGTACGAAAGAACATGTATTCTTTTTTCTACAAAATAATGTCAATATAGCATTAGGACATAGAAGAAGCCAAAATGTGTTGTTTCTCGCTTGTATTTTTAGTTTCAATACAGTGAAAGCTTAAGTTACAATGGCCTCAGGTTGCCATCATTTCATCATACAATGTTCTTTCTTGGGCCACTTTGAAGGTCACTTTACACAGGCCAAATGACAGGCAGTCATGGTGAATGAACTAAACATTCTCGATAATTGCCTGATTGTGAGTGGtggtaaggatactttcacactagcgttttttttttccggcatagagttccatcctaggggctctataccggaaaagaacggatcagttttatccccatgcattttgaatagagagtaatccgttcaggatgcatcaggatgtcttcagttcagtctttttgactgttcaggacggagatagtaccgcagcatgctacggttttatctccgtccaaaaatccggaacacttgctggaatgctggatacgtccttccggtctgcgcatgcgcagaccaaaaaaatttttaaaagaataaatgccagatccgtttttccggatgacaccggaaagacggatccggcatttcaatgcatttgtaaaacagatcaggatcctgatcagtcttacaaatgccattagttggcatacgttttgatggatacggcaggcagttccggcgacggaactgcctgtcggattcctctgccgcaagtgtgaaagtaccctaagaactgcatttacatgcagcaatcatctcctctgtatggaaACAAGTGATCGTTTCTGTGGATGTTCATCACTATACATATCAGCTGTCcagattgtttctgggcagcagatccatgTTTGCAGAAATAATGGTTTTGGGTGCTGCACAATGctttcacccgatgaatgagcgtttgcttGTGCATTCAGTGATTGGTTGCACATTTACATAGGGCAATTCTAGGGAATGAGTTATCAGCAGTACACTATGGTATTTGTATACTGCTCTGCCAAGGTGAACTGTTCCTTTGGCCATCAGGTGTCCCTTTTATTCTCCTTGTACATTGTGTCGTGTATAGCACTCGGGAAAAGCTCTTGTCCTCACCAAATAAAGTGTGATGCTCACTTTATCCgttttagtctactttcacactcacgttttggctttccgttt is a genomic window of Bufo bufo chromosome 1, aBufBuf1.1, whole genome shotgun sequence containing:
- the MAP1A gene encoding microtubule-associated protein 1A codes for the protein MDGVSEFADYVSETVDVPSPFDLLEPPNSGGFLKLSKPCCYIFPGGRGDSALFAVNGFNILIDGGSERKSCFWKLVRHLDRIDSILLTHIGADNLPGINGLLQRKIAEQDEEQSQGSTAYSDWMKNLISPELGVVFFNVPDKLKMPESSMKVKRSIEEACLTLQYLNKLGIKSEPLYRVVSNTIEPITLFHKMGVGRLDMYVLNPVKDSKEMQFLMQKWAGNSKAKTGIILANGKEGEISVPYLTSITALVVWLPASPTEKIVRVLFPGNAPQNKILEGLEKLKHLDFLRYPVATQKDISSGGLSSTGKHTKIKQRADSKESLKSSTRPSTGKPGKKEDISEELAKDIKLDITKEIKQEKKIKESADKHIEKPLKTEKVKTESIDSAKLEKRKLLKEKTGKKFIKDKISKLDEKKDKEKKEIKKEKIDIKKENIKKEEKKDVKKEEKKREVKLEAKKLLKPDLRPFTPEVRKTLHKAKVPGKLRTEKAKSKPEKDVTIEQKVSYVQQVHMEKLPQMADIAEQRSVMSSPEDLTKDFEELKHEDNLEQSITKEDDTALSEQKTIENRPSDMLMIQSQLKDEIMLDEVTSDKKSPLESPDEGITTTDVEGDSQHEEKLMYQADETTEMVDEGAAMEEPAEMAEFEEDINTEEETTPDVDNVRVPSRNKFESMPTLDIQDLEMDEDKENDLDEKGIFDRKQKEQIIVQCEDDYIGKNAEDDKETEKNIDVVEKGDVEEMEEYSEDPREDLKRKDAEYTENLSEQEENMSIGFTMSLQKETDAEVNIYDKNVSKEPSYLTGVPGSSGTATEHISYIQDETIPGYSETEQTISDEEIHDEQEERIPHLQYDVGSYDISVPDHPGSFEAIHGIKAVSSSEVPTKGYVMQESEIVGYSTNIVAAPLAEEEHVSSATSITECDKLSSFATSVAEDQSMASITAPKTEETGKSSLLLDTANSIPSSHTEATQGIEYLPSAGTISPTSSLEEDKCFKSPRAEDFQSLMVAGKDHLRGPAQDEELDDETTNFETHGKKHYSPLLFSEHEASEVQYASSIDMKISSVISGGEVDKVDSSFGEAEERCLSPDDSTVKMASPTQSGPTSTGHTPSHQSPIDDRSETTQAELFEAADILKNEKKDEKQVLYESSAESREHLDKPITQKEVPFGGSVQDSDVKNLLNAGAPYTCDLDNEYFVKGSSVPVTKEMMEIKGEIIPQKNIDNDNRCMDNEKNDLTKDGVFSTSSEPYMQLEDLVSSEEVSHDYLLSTHKETDSNLLQSISPQQMSAAYSDYSEVMEQSHEKDDTSTESSKQDIFLEDAKSLSFTEQGKEDDTSLQMSLIEQSPIVNETYQGSPTRETYLDDESPFQLKDQTQKEDMKCSSDEISAECVNPLLSVTKSFGEEQKHLEAVDTPFQDSAQFFMTPESKEDKQTFSEVHSEESSVAKTHSYHSDSQVQQKEEKSLLISSSTPDDSESFSFADHSPLKGDSIEISITENQESCPFQEPYKDFHHSESSLGSVKSAENVLEKKEISYESRKDTYNDDDIDNEKSYETENIYMKQMTSDKRVWFTEERFEEEQEKTQYLRKENYKLRYTEEGESTFLEDTLDWEEQSKEHSSFSLDAVNQETANKTDSDILHKDYAHFQEEKHSQEPLDFSGESKVQLEESVSQIEAPYHSQDANILDRFPYVTTASSNTLVTQHDGDNVPTIFKDSNTECVQVKLQSVGKGFEEHESEGEEDGYPYSQTTRDLPVASYESDFINKKCDLQLGEEMIDVFDKYEHSEVVEPVKQSYSFHEDKQHDVKEKSPQQLSAGSCPLQEQTKHEYKDYDYSSKESKAQEYVETSYKETTFSKNNMDFGFGEYSDEPKVDIFSKRDKKASPSLLDTGLKSSCSPYELYSQEKESFGAMKKGTVEEREPTPYPNDKSFQYAEIYEKIVASGVEHIIEEAEPSSASYLQKDKAEIPTLDTEISKHELLSHISSKEEESHLYTSAEKELSSPASPKEKGVSATFEYSERHEHFLASTDSSKKTNSLSAEKTEKSHMEGPYQKTQTENECIVFSLGTDPSSETYTGEHEHHEKSTYLHAHHDDDYDDEDDDEDNISSASQNIPQAESQLPEIKDSYYEKTEVLEENASDSELEKGANEKSEKETKYPGDSVHPAYTYGQENENNLSNFGIQSEVKVVDHDHYNVQTEMKTLSQSDTHALGSFARAEYSFHEDKCEKEDTDYTYSPFASKSESTKDPNQTCFQREYQQSQISSESYIVSQVSESCTLSGKDKPTFSGFVEHETTVSTSAYSPGAFSVIEKEIGESSDSYKIHQQSLICAESKDLGKDAFNISHSAKGEDEYLEVSDRASEVSSSLTRFSPLSPQKDALYSNISVQQYTEVDCQKRDSQSLSETSSEASTPVKKDTTEGFYSQMISGYAAEADPVVRNLWDVSPLVPADAIRSSDEKDVTDNQESSCSYDMDDCTLPCRVECKKTSCTSDTVKETITVHEDITQGESAGAAYSPSKDLTSFLPHQQEESTANGPTEINNVPELFQHSQYVDKQMYSSDIKDEKLSPDSDTESSPYFEEDTEKPDRPSTLMSPEHTFHPYFSDARRARGSEDHGDASHEVETCMGTSTEYEHKLSSSEYMHRKGELSPSFINPSPLDLSDDSDVSQDQGHPSVKGRTHHVKKRLVEGGTADETPPTSVSDSGSSQSDSDVPPETEECPSITADAAMDSDEDADFLPVDKAMGNSHHSNPRQGHDPHPAPMMDPCPHPPHPDVCMVDPEMLVNELNPVKGDKVLKKDLKDKTKGVRKPLSKPKSTSPARKLEPKGKRSPTISKQTSRETTDKSLKNSAVKKETTEKSLKTRSTLQMHSSREEKEDISKSSNLGKLVNGVRSTGTSSSKTSSTIPPGPPVYVDLAYIPNHCNGKNTDLEFFKRVRAAYYVVSGNDAANGEPSRAVLDALLEGKSQWGENLQVTLIPTHDTEVTREWYQQTHEKQQELNIMVLASSSTVVMQDESFPACKIEF